A genome region from Bacteroides stercoris ATCC 43183 includes the following:
- the metH gene encoding methionine synthase, producing MLVRERILILDGAMGTMIQQYNLTEDDFRGKRFAQIPGQLKGNNDILCLTRPDVIRDIHRKYLVAGADIIETNTFNSTSVSMADYHVQEYVREINFAAVKLAREVADEFTVLTPDKPRFVAGSIGPTNKTCSMSPDVNNPAFRALTYDELAAAYREQMEAMLEAGVDALLIETIFDTLNAKAAIYAAEQAMEAIGVRVPLMLSVTVSDIGGRTLSGQTLEAFLASVQHADIFSVGLNCSFGARQLKPFLEQLAARAPYYISAYPNAGLPNSLGTYDQTPAEMADEIREYIHEGLVNIIGGCCGTTDEYIAAYSSLIVGAVPRIPASLPDNLWLSGLELLEVKPENNFINVGERCNVAGSRKFLRLINEKKYDEALSIARQQVEDGAQIIDINMDDGLLDAEKEMTTFLNLITSEPEIARVPVMIDSSKWDVIVAGLKCMQGKSIVNSISLKEGEEKFLEHARTIKRYGAAAVVMAFDEQGQADTYERRIEVCERAYRLLVDRGGFNPQDIIFDPNVLAVATGMDEHNNYAVDFIRATGWIRKNLPGAHVSGGVSNLSFSFRGNNYIREAMHAVFLYHAIREGMDMGIVNPATSVLYTDIPADILERIEDVVLNRRSDAAERLIETAERLKAEAEAAKSSLSNGNSQLSSFSSQLAWREDTVEERLKYALTKGIGDYLEEDLAEALKVYPKAVDIIEGPLMAGMNHVGDLFGAGKMFLPQVVKTARTMKKAVAVLQPVIESEKQEGAASAGKVLLATVKGDVHDIGKNIVSVVMACNGYEIIDLGVMVPAETIVQRAIEEKVNMIGLSGLITPSLDEMVHVAIELEKAGLDVPLLIGGATTSPLHTALKIAPVYHAPVIHLKDASQNATVAARLMNPNQKEEFVKKLSNKYQQLREKNQEKQVETVSLEEAKANRLNLF from the coding sequence ATGTTGGTGCGTGAGCGCATTCTTATTCTGGACGGTGCTATGGGCACTATGATACAACAATACAACTTGACGGAGGATGATTTCCGGGGTAAACGTTTTGCGCAAATTCCCGGACAGTTAAAAGGTAATAATGATATACTTTGTCTGACGCGTCCGGATGTAATACGGGATATTCACCGTAAGTATCTTGTGGCGGGTGCGGACATTATCGAAACCAATACTTTTAATTCTACAAGCGTCAGCATGGCCGATTATCACGTACAGGAGTATGTGCGTGAGATAAATTTTGCTGCTGTAAAACTGGCGCGTGAAGTTGCCGATGAATTTACTGTTTTAACTCCCGATAAACCGCGTTTTGTGGCAGGCTCTATCGGGCCTACCAATAAGACTTGCTCCATGAGTCCGGATGTTAACAATCCGGCTTTTCGTGCATTGACTTATGATGAATTGGCTGCTGCTTATCGTGAGCAGATGGAAGCGATGCTCGAAGCCGGTGTGGATGCGTTGCTGATTGAAACCATATTTGATACGTTGAATGCTAAGGCTGCGATATATGCTGCGGAGCAGGCGATGGAAGCTATAGGTGTCCGGGTTCCGCTGATGCTTTCCGTAACGGTTTCCGATATAGGCGGACGTACTTTGTCAGGACAGACGCTGGAAGCATTTCTGGCTTCTGTGCAACATGCGGATATTTTCTCTGTCGGGCTTAACTGTTCTTTCGGAGCCCGTCAATTGAAACCCTTTCTTGAACAGTTGGCTGCTCGTGCTCCTTATTATATCAGTGCCTATCCCAATGCGGGATTGCCTAACAGTCTGGGTACATACGACCAGACTCCGGCTGAAATGGCAGATGAGATCAGGGAGTACATTCATGAAGGGCTGGTAAATATAATAGGCGGTTGTTGTGGCACTACCGATGAATATATTGCTGCATATTCGTCTTTGATAGTAGGAGCTGTGCCACGTATACCGGCTTCTCTGCCCGATAATCTTTGGCTCTCCGGTTTGGAACTGTTGGAGGTAAAGCCTGAAAACAACTTTATCAATGTGGGCGAACGTTGCAACGTTGCCGGTTCACGTAAGTTTCTGCGTTTAATCAATGAGAAAAAATATGATGAAGCGCTAAGTATCGCCCGGCAGCAAGTAGAAGACGGAGCGCAGATTATCGACATAAATATGGACGACGGTTTGCTGGATGCGGAAAAGGAAATGACCACTTTTCTCAATCTGATAACATCCGAGCCGGAGATAGCCCGTGTTCCTGTAATGATAGATTCTTCTAAATGGGATGTGATAGTTGCAGGGTTAAAATGTATGCAAGGAAAGTCCATTGTCAACTCCATATCTTTGAAAGAGGGCGAAGAAAAGTTTCTTGAACATGCCCGTACTATAAAGCGATACGGTGCTGCCGCAGTCGTAATGGCTTTTGATGAACAGGGGCAGGCGGATACGTATGAACGCAGAATTGAGGTGTGCGAACGCGCTTATCGTCTGTTGGTAGACAGGGGCGGTTTCAATCCGCAAGATATAATTTTTGACCCGAATGTACTTGCAGTGGCTACGGGTATGGACGAGCATAATAACTATGCAGTCGATTTTATCCGTGCTACCGGTTGGATACGGAAGAACCTGCCCGGCGCTCATGTCAGCGGTGGAGTCAGTAATCTTTCATTTTCCTTTCGGGGTAATAATTATATTCGTGAAGCAATGCATGCGGTCTTTCTTTATCATGCCATTCGCGAGGGGATGGATATGGGTATCGTAAACCCTGCCACTTCCGTACTTTACACCGATATACCCGCCGATATTCTGGAACGTATCGAAGATGTTGTTCTCAATCGTCGTTCGGATGCTGCCGAGCGGTTGATTGAGACTGCCGAACGGTTGAAAGCCGAGGCGGAAGCGGCTAAGAGTTCTCTCTCTAACGGTAACTCCCAGCTTTCAAGCTTCAGTTCTCAGCTTGCCTGGCGTGAAGATACCGTAGAGGAACGTTTGAAGTATGCTTTGACAAAAGGCATCGGAGATTATCTGGAAGAAGACCTCGCTGAAGCTTTGAAAGTTTATCCTAAAGCTGTAGATATCATTGAAGGTCCGCTGATGGCCGGAATGAACCATGTTGGCGATTTGTTCGGTGCGGGTAAGATGTTCCTTCCGCAAGTGGTGAAAACGGCACGTACTATGAAGAAAGCGGTGGCTGTTCTTCAGCCTGTCATTGAATCGGAAAAGCAGGAAGGGGCTGCCTCTGCCGGCAAGGTGTTGCTTGCTACAGTGAAAGGTGATGTGCACGACATTGGGAAAAATATTGTTTCCGTAGTAATGGCTTGCAACGGATATGAGATAATCGACTTGGGAGTAATGGTTCCCGCTGAAACGATTGTGCAGCGGGCCATAGAGGAAAAGGTAAACATGATTGGGCTGAGTGGCCTTATCACTCCTTCGCTGGATGAAATGGTACATGTTGCCATTGAATTGGAAAAGGCGGGACTCGATGTACCATTGTTGATAGGTGGCGCTACTACTTCTCCTTTGCACACGGCATTAAAGATTGCTCCGGTTTATCATGCTCCGGTTATTCACCTGAAAGACGCCTCGCAGAATGCAACGGTGGCAGCCCGTTTGATGAATCCTAACCAAAAGGAAGAGTTCGTGAAGAAGCTTTCTAACAAGTATCAGCAGTTGCGCGAGAAAAATCAGGAGAAACAAGTTGAAACGGTATCTCTTGAAGAGGCAAAGGCTAATCGGCTGAATTTGTTTTGA
- a CDS encoding transglycosylase SLT domain-containing protein: protein MGCRGNHNAAAEQEEAVDLQQIKDNGELVVLTLYSSTSYFIYRGQDMGFQYELGEQFAKSLGVKLKIKVAKNIHDLIERLLAGEGDLIAYNLPITKEWKDSLTYCGEEVITHQVIVQRTGSRVKPLKDVTELIGKDVYVKPGKYYERLVNLDKELGGGIHIHKVSNDSITIEDLIMQVSQGKIPYTVADNDVARLNTTYYPNLNIGLSISFDQRASWAVRKDCPQLAEAANKWHEKNMTSPAYTASMKRYFEIGKAIPHSPILSLREGKISHFDHLFKKYAPDINWDWRLLASLAYTESNFDTTAVSWAGAKGLMQLMPATARAMGVPPGKEQNPEESIKAATKYIAATAKSFSKIPQEERINFILASYNSGIGHVFDAMALAEKYGKNKYVWRDNVENFILLKSNEEYFTDPVCKNGYFRGIETYNFVRDITARFEQYKKKIKS from the coding sequence ATGGGGTGTCGCGGCAATCATAATGCAGCAGCCGAACAAGAAGAAGCTGTTGATTTACAACAGATAAAAGATAACGGAGAACTGGTAGTGCTGACTTTATACAGTTCTACATCCTATTTTATTTACCGCGGCCAGGACATGGGATTTCAATATGAATTGGGTGAACAGTTTGCCAAAAGCCTCGGCGTCAAGTTAAAAATAAAAGTTGCCAAAAACATACACGACCTGATTGAAAGACTTCTTGCAGGCGAAGGCGATCTTATTGCCTACAACCTGCCCATCACCAAAGAATGGAAAGACAGTCTGACATACTGCGGTGAGGAGGTGATTACCCATCAGGTCATCGTACAACGTACAGGCAGCCGCGTCAAACCGTTGAAAGATGTAACGGAACTTATCGGAAAGGATGTGTACGTAAAACCCGGAAAGTATTATGAACGGCTTGTCAATCTGGACAAGGAGCTGGGTGGCGGCATCCATATCCATAAGGTCAGCAATGACAGCATCACGATTGAAGACCTTATTATGCAAGTTTCACAAGGCAAAATACCGTATACCGTAGCGGACAATGATGTAGCCCGCCTCAATACCACGTACTACCCGAACCTCAACATCGGGCTTTCTATCAGTTTCGACCAACGGGCTTCGTGGGCTGTACGTAAAGATTGTCCGCAGCTTGCAGAAGCTGCCAATAAATGGCATGAGAAAAACATGACTTCTCCGGCTTATACCGCGAGTATGAAACGGTATTTTGAAATTGGCAAAGCTATCCCACACTCTCCTATTCTATCTCTGCGAGAAGGGAAAATATCACACTTCGACCATCTATTCAAGAAATATGCACCAGACATTAATTGGGACTGGCGTTTATTGGCATCTTTAGCTTATACTGAATCCAACTTTGATACTACCGCCGTTTCATGGGCAGGTGCAAAAGGACTGATGCAACTAATGCCTGCCACAGCTCGTGCCATGGGAGTTCCTCCGGGAAAAGAACAAAACCCCGAAGAAAGCATTAAAGCAGCCACGAAATATATTGCCGCCACAGCCAAAAGCTTCTCGAAAATTCCCCAAGAAGAACGGATTAATTTTATTCTGGCATCATATAACTCCGGTATAGGACATGTATTCGATGCTATGGCATTGGCTGAAAAATACGGCAAAAACAAATATGTGTGGCGGGATAACGTGGAAAACTTCATCCTCTTGAAGAGCAATGAAGAGTACTTTACCGATCCGGTTTGCAAGAACGGGTATTTCCGTGGGATAGAAACTTATAACTTCGTGAGAGATATAACGGCAAGGTTTGAACAGTATAAGAAAAAGATAAAAAGCTGA
- the udk gene encoding uridine kinase, translated as MLIIGIAGGTGSGKTTVVRKIVESLPAGEVVLLPQDSYYKDSSHVPVEERQNINFDHPDAFDWGLLSKHVSMLREGKSIEQPTYSYLTCTRQPETIHIEPREVIIIEGILALCDKKLRNMMDLRIFVDADPDERLIRVIQRDVVERGRTAEAVMERYTRILKPMHLQFIEPCKRYADLIVPEGGNNQVAIDILTMYIKKHL; from the coding sequence ATGTTAATAATAGGAATTGCAGGCGGAACCGGGTCGGGAAAGACCACCGTCGTACGTAAAATTGTTGAAAGCCTGCCGGCTGGTGAAGTAGTTTTATTACCTCAGGACTCTTATTACAAAGACAGCAGCCATGTGCCAGTAGAAGAACGGCAGAATATTAATTTCGACCACCCGGATGCTTTCGACTGGGGACTTTTGTCCAAACACGTATCCATGCTTCGCGAAGGCAAAAGCATCGAACAACCTACCTATTCCTACCTGACCTGCACGCGACAGCCCGAAACAATCCACATCGAGCCTCGGGAAGTCATTATCATTGAAGGCATCCTTGCCCTATGTGACAAGAAGCTGCGCAACATGATGGACCTCAGAATCTTTGTTGACGCAGACCCGGACGAACGCCTTATCCGCGTCATCCAGCGCGATGTCGTAGAGCGTGGCCGCACGGCCGAGGCTGTAATGGAACGCTACACGCGTATTCTGAAGCCTATGCATCTGCAATTTATAGAGCCTTGCAAGCGATATGCCGATCTTATCGTACCGGAAGGCGGAAACAATCAGGTAGCAATCGATATTCTCACAATGTATATCAAAAAACATTTATAA
- a CDS encoding Dabb family protein, whose protein sequence is MVKHIVLFKLKDEASADEKLAAMNDFKKAIEALPAKIPVIRKIEVGLNINPAETWSIALYSEFDTLDDVKFYAAHPDHVAAGKLIAEVKESRACVDYEV, encoded by the coding sequence ATGGTAAAGCATATTGTATTATTTAAGCTGAAAGACGAAGCTTCTGCTGACGAAAAGTTAGCGGCGATGAATGATTTTAAGAAAGCTATTGAAGCGCTGCCTGCTAAAATACCAGTTATACGTAAGATTGAAGTGGGATTGAACATTAATCCGGCTGAGACTTGGAGTATAGCTCTTTACAGTGAGTTCGATACTTTGGACGATGTGAAATTCTATGCTGCACATCCCGATCATGTAGCTGCCGGTAAGCTTATAGCCGAGGTTAAGGAAAGCCGTGCTTGTGTAGACTATGAAGTATAA
- a CDS encoding protein-disulfide reductase DsbD family protein produces MKKSIFSILLLLFAVVVQAQIQEPVKFKSELKTLQAGEAEVVFTGTIDKGWHVYSTDLGDGGPISATFNVESISGAELVGKLKPVGKEVAAFDKLFEMKVRYFENTAQFVQKLKLTGGEYKVEGFLEYGACNDENCLPPTQVPFKFSGKAEGTAVNGPAADKAADAGNVELEKSSDTAQTADMAVIGGAESNTGINVAGDGTTDLWKPVIDELQALGETVSQEDMSWIYIFITGFVGGLLALFTPCVWPIIPMTVSFFLKRSKDKKKGIRDAWTYGASIVVIYVGLGLLVTGIFGANALNSLSTNAVFNIFFFLMLVVFAASFFGAFEITLPSKWSNAVDSKAEKTGGLLSIFLMAFTLSLVSFSCTGPIIGFLLVQVSTTGNMIAPAIGMLGFAIALALPFTLFALFPSWLKSMPKSGGWMNVIKVTLGFLELAFALKFLSVADLAYGWRILDRETFLALWIVLFALLGFYLLGKVKFPHDDDDTKVSVPRFFMALASLAFAVYMLPGLWGAPLKAVSAFAPPMQTQDFNLYNNEVHAKFDDYDLGMEYARQHGKPVMLDFTGYGCVNCRKMELAVWTDPKVSDIINNDYVLITLYVDNKTPLSSPVKIMENGTERTLRTVGDKWSYLQRVKFGANAQPFYVLIDNEGKPLNKSYSYDESIPKYIEFLQTGLENYKKEK; encoded by the coding sequence ATGAAGAAAAGTATATTCTCCATACTTCTGTTGCTGTTTGCCGTAGTGGTACAAGCACAGATACAAGAGCCGGTTAAGTTTAAGTCGGAATTAAAGACTTTGCAGGCTGGTGAAGCGGAAGTTGTCTTTACCGGAACTATTGATAAGGGCTGGCATGTGTACTCGACCGATTTGGGCGATGGCGGACCTATATCGGCCACATTCAATGTCGAGTCCATTTCAGGTGCGGAACTTGTCGGAAAATTAAAACCGGTAGGGAAAGAGGTGGCCGCATTCGATAAGTTGTTTGAAATGAAAGTGCGCTATTTTGAAAATACCGCTCAGTTCGTACAGAAGTTGAAACTGACCGGTGGCGAATATAAGGTAGAAGGTTTTTTGGAATATGGCGCATGTAATGATGAGAATTGTTTACCGCCTACACAAGTGCCGTTTAAGTTTTCGGGCAAGGCGGAAGGTACAGCCGTTAATGGACCGGCAGCCGATAAGGCTGCGGATGCCGGAAATGTAGAATTGGAAAAATCTTCCGATACCGCTCAAACCGCAGATATGGCCGTTATTGGCGGTGCGGAAAGTAATACCGGAATAAATGTTGCCGGTGATGGAACCACCGATCTTTGGAAGCCGGTTATCGATGAACTGCAAGCATTAGGCGAAACCGTTTCGCAGGAAGATATGTCTTGGATTTATATTTTTATCACAGGATTTGTAGGTGGACTGCTGGCTTTGTTTACGCCTTGCGTATGGCCAATTATCCCTATGACTGTCAGCTTCTTCCTGAAACGCAGTAAAGATAAGAAGAAAGGTATCCGCGATGCTTGGACATACGGTGCGTCTATTGTAGTGATATATGTTGGTTTAGGGCTGTTGGTTACCGGGATATTTGGCGCCAATGCTTTGAACTCATTGTCGACGAATGCTGTTTTTAACATCTTCTTCTTTTTGATGCTGGTCGTTTTCGCAGCTTCTTTCTTTGGGGCTTTTGAAATTACGCTTCCTTCCAAATGGAGTAATGCCGTGGATTCAAAAGCAGAAAAAACAGGCGGTTTGCTGAGCATATTCTTAATGGCATTTACATTGTCATTGGTGTCATTCTCATGTACAGGTCCTATTATCGGTTTCTTGTTGGTACAAGTGTCCACTACCGGTAACATGATAGCTCCGGCTATTGGCATGTTGGGCTTTGCCATTGCCTTGGCACTGCCGTTCACTTTGTTTGCACTGTTCCCGTCCTGGCTGAAGTCAATGCCCAAATCAGGCGGTTGGATGAATGTAATCAAGGTAACGCTTGGATTCCTGGAATTGGCGTTTGCGTTGAAATTCCTTTCCGTTGCTGACTTGGCTTACGGTTGGCGCATACTCGACCGTGAGACATTCCTGGCTTTATGGATTGTGCTGTTTGCCCTGCTTGGGTTCTATCTGTTGGGCAAAGTCAAGTTCCCGCACGATGATGATGACACAAAAGTCAGTGTACCCCGTTTCTTTATGGCATTGGCCTCATTGGCGTTTGCCGTATATATGCTTCCCGGTTTGTGGGGAGCGCCGTTGAAAGCTGTCAGCGCTTTTGCGCCGCCCATGCAGACTCAGGATTTCAATCTTTACAATAATGAGGTGCATGCCAAGTTCGATGATTACGACCTCGGTATGGAGTATGCCCGCCAGCATGGCAAGCCGGTGATGCTTGACTTTACCGGTTACGGTTGTGTGAACTGCCGTAAGATGGAACTTGCCGTATGGACCGACCCTAAAGTTAGCGATATTATTAATAATGACTATGTACTCATTACACTTTATGTAGATAACAAAACTCCGCTTTCTTCACCGGTGAAGATTATGGAGAATGGTACGGAACGTACTTTGCGTACGGTGGGCGATAAGTGGAGTTATTTGCAGCGTGTAAAGTTCGGTGCAAATGCGCAGCCTTTCTATGTGTTGATTGACAATGAAGGCAAACCGCTCAATAAGTCATATTCGTATGATGAGAGTATTCCGAAGTACATTGAGTTCTTGCAGACCGGATTGGAGAACTACAAAAAAGAGAAATGA
- a CDS encoding CatA-like O-acetyltransferase codes for MKHIIDIDTWERRDNYGFFRTFLNSWYSVTTEIDCTEASAAAKQSGHSFYLYYLYAVLRSANEVDELRYRTDKNGQVVFHDRVDIISPIAVPGKTFYTVRIPYHEDFKHFYAEAHALITNIPEDGDPYNAERVLMQQGDYDVVHLSAVPKMYFTSTTYTVAEAGNGCSHPLMTAGKVVSRGERLVFPLSIYVNHAFVDGSHLASFFEKIEKHLKEISHGQAVF; via the coding sequence ATGAAACACATTATCGACATTGACACTTGGGAACGTCGTGACAATTACGGCTTTTTCCGAACGTTTTTAAATTCATGGTATTCGGTGACTACCGAGATAGACTGTACGGAGGCCAGCGCTGCTGCAAAACAGTCCGGACACTCTTTTTATCTTTATTACCTGTATGCGGTTCTCCGTTCAGCCAACGAGGTGGACGAACTCCGTTACCGTACAGACAAGAACGGACAGGTCGTTTTTCATGATCGGGTGGACATCATTTCTCCGATAGCTGTTCCGGGAAAGACTTTTTATACGGTTCGTATTCCTTATCATGAAGACTTCAAACATTTTTATGCCGAGGCCCATGCACTGATTACAAACATCCCTGAGGACGGAGACCCTTATAACGCTGAAAGAGTATTGATGCAACAAGGTGATTACGATGTGGTGCATTTGAGTGCAGTGCCCAAGATGTATTTCACTTCAACTACTTATACCGTTGCCGAAGCCGGTAACGGCTGCAGCCATCCGTTGATGACTGCCGGTAAAGTGGTGTCCCGCGGAGAGCGTCTGGTCTTTCCGCTTTCCATATATGTGAATCATGCTTTTGTAGACGGGTCGCATCTAGCGTCCTTCTTTGAAAAGATAGAGAAGCATTTGAAAGAAATTTCGCACGGGCAAGCCGTTTTTTAG
- a CDS encoding DUF2490 domain-containing protein, which produces MIYSGTVMIKKDSYTWKIYGWVVAVLCIVPAFLHAQEKDFTTWASAGFKYKVKPAFTLSGKLEWRTKDDLGKTDRWGLDVGGAYSVLPFLKVAAGYEIHYRNRGEAGWKFRHRYHFDGTLSTRVQRLKVSLRERFQHTFDSSGDEFRWRSRVKLAYDIPKCKIEPYASVEMYNGLNRGERFDVQRMRYRGGVVLPLFSDCWEADVFYCRQWESKARKNIVGVACTYSF; this is translated from the coding sequence ATGATATATTCAGGAACAGTTATGATAAAAAAGGATTCTTATACGTGGAAAATCTATGGTTGGGTAGTAGCAGTATTATGTATTGTACCTGCTTTTCTGCATGCACAGGAGAAAGACTTTACTACATGGGCAAGTGCCGGTTTTAAATATAAAGTAAAGCCGGCATTTACCTTGTCCGGAAAATTGGAATGGCGTACAAAGGATGATTTGGGTAAGACAGACCGCTGGGGATTGGATGTGGGTGGAGCCTATTCTGTGCTTCCTTTTCTGAAAGTAGCGGCCGGTTACGAAATCCATTACCGCAATCGTGGAGAAGCCGGTTGGAAATTCCGTCACCGTTATCATTTTGACGGAACGCTTTCCACGCGTGTACAAAGACTGAAGGTTTCACTTCGTGAGCGTTTTCAACATACTTTCGACAGCAGTGGCGATGAGTTTCGTTGGCGTTCGCGTGTTAAATTGGCGTATGATATTCCGAAATGCAAGATAGAGCCTTACGCTTCTGTTGAAATGTATAACGGATTGAACCGTGGAGAACGGTTTGATGTACAGCGTATGCGTTATCGTGGCGGAGTGGTGCTTCCGTTGTTTTCTGATTGTTGGGAAGCGGACGTCTTTTATTGCCGTCAGTGGGAGAGTAAGGCGCGAAAAAATATAGTAGGAGTGGCTTGTACTTATTCTTTCTGA
- a CDS encoding DUF4421 domain-containing protein, which produces MLRGICFCICMSVMLSLFAQNKESNFIAPDRTVHKRSEIIKRAIKKFLDFSDFDTAYISPNRYNYALMLDHFTNYEYYSVGSGTPEPQRLRFSPKPHNKIGVYFGWRWLFLGWAVDSDGLYGKKNGKKRGREFDLSLYSSKLGVDIFYKRTGNSYKIHKITGFSDRIPTDYSEDFNGLKVKMKGLNLYYIFNNRRFSYPAAFSQSTNQRRSAGSFITGFSVSAHNLDFDYTQLPPIIQETMNPGMKVNHIKYTNISLNFGYAYNWVFARNCLTCLSLNPAVAYKTSRIRKAEEETDEWYKNFNIDFILRVGIVYNNSKYFAGTSFVGRTYDYYRNNFSLNNGFGTLQVYAGFNFCLKKEHRKKKQ; this is translated from the coding sequence ATGCTAAGAGGAATCTGCTTTTGCATATGTATGTCGGTGATGCTTTCTTTGTTTGCCCAAAATAAAGAAAGCAATTTTATTGCACCTGACCGTACTGTCCATAAACGTTCGGAAATTATCAAAAGAGCAATAAAAAAATTCCTCGATTTCAGCGATTTCGATACAGCATATATCAGCCCCAATCGATATAACTACGCCTTAATGCTCGATCATTTCACTAATTACGAATACTATTCCGTAGGAAGCGGTACCCCCGAACCGCAACGTTTGCGTTTCTCACCAAAACCACATAATAAAATAGGCGTTTACTTTGGCTGGCGCTGGCTTTTTCTAGGATGGGCTGTCGATTCAGACGGACTTTACGGAAAGAAAAACGGAAAAAAAAGAGGCAGAGAGTTCGACCTCAGTCTTTACAGTTCTAAACTAGGTGTGGATATTTTTTATAAACGTACCGGAAACTCTTACAAAATACACAAAATAACAGGGTTCTCCGACCGTATTCCAACCGATTATTCTGAAGATTTCAACGGGCTGAAAGTAAAGATGAAAGGGTTGAATCTATATTATATATTCAATAACAGACGCTTTTCTTATCCTGCCGCTTTCAGCCAGTCCACCAACCAGCGGCGCAGTGCCGGCTCTTTTATTACCGGATTTTCCGTATCTGCGCATAATCTGGATTTTGATTACACCCAATTGCCCCCTATCATTCAGGAAACGATGAATCCGGGCATGAAAGTAAATCATATAAAATACACCAATATCAGCCTTAACTTCGGCTATGCCTATAACTGGGTATTTGCACGCAACTGCCTTACCTGCTTGTCACTTAATCCGGCAGTAGCCTACAAAACCTCACGCATCAGAAAAGCGGAAGAAGAAACAGACGAATGGTACAAAAACTTCAATATCGACTTCATCCTGCGTGTAGGTATCGTGTACAACAACAGCAAATATTTTGCAGGTACTTCATTCGTAGGCAGAACATACGATTATTACCGGAACAATTTCTCATTGAACAACGGCTTCGGGACACTGCAAGTGTATGCAGGCTTTAACTTCTGCTTGAAAAAGGAACACCGCAAGAAAAAACAATGA
- a CDS encoding RNA polymerase sigma-70 factor has protein sequence MYATKIPSDERSLVLRLIEGEEDAFCELYAAYKNRLIYFAMRFLKSREYAEDIFQDAFTIVWQGRRFINPDASFSAYLYTIVRNRILNQLRDLSYQDKLREQILSQAVNYTNETRDEIIANDLRQFISCALQQLTPRQREIFEMSREQQMSHREIAEVLGISVNTVQESISISLKTLRAYLEKNSIVGSDLILILICLNL, from the coding sequence ATGTACGCAACCAAAATTCCTAGTGATGAACGTTCTTTGGTACTTCGTTTGATTGAAGGAGAAGAAGATGCTTTTTGTGAGCTTTATGCTGCCTATAAGAATCGTTTGATATACTTTGCTATGCGCTTTTTGAAATCGCGTGAATATGCGGAAGATATTTTTCAGGATGCTTTTACAATAGTGTGGCAGGGACGCCGTTTCATCAATCCGGATGCTTCATTTTCCGCTTATCTGTATACAATCGTGCGAAACCGTATACTGAATCAGCTACGCGATTTGTCTTATCAAGATAAATTAAGGGAACAGATACTTTCACAAGCTGTGAATTATACCAACGAAACAAGAGATGAAATTATAGCAAACGACTTGCGGCAATTTATTTCCTGTGCATTGCAACAGTTGACCCCTCGCCAACGTGAAATATTCGAGATGAGTCGGGAGCAACAAATGTCTCATCGTGAAATAGCTGAAGTATTAGGTATTTCTGTTAATACGGTACAAGAATCCATTTCCATATCATTGAAAACACTGCGTGCTTATTTGGAAAAGAATTCGATAGTAGGTTCTGATTTGATTTTGATTCTTATTTGTTTGAATTTATAA